In a genomic window of Arthrobacter woluwensis:
- a CDS encoding class I SAM-dependent RNA methyltransferase — protein sequence MNPHSAEQTVTLTLGPVAHGGHTVARHDSRVVFVRHGLPGEQVRVRLTESAPDARFWRGDVVEVLEASPDRQEHPWRQASALDAARTSAQPLGGAEFGHATLAAQRRLKEAVLAEQLQRLAGLDRSTVVEAVEDDAGQGLHWRTRMAFAVTADGRLGMHAHRSDEVLPVESMPLASEAIVDLGLWDHQWKGVARVEVAAPANGSQPLVILWPEEALGEKEQGKALNRAVAQIPDGVSVAVMDPASKQLLRWRGRSWVRESVNGFEYRVTGEGFWQIHRRAPQTLMDAVTGFLGEGGFLREGASVADLYAGAGLFTAPLAAAVGDGGAVLSVEGAPGTSRDARKNFHGQRHVEIVQGKVERVLRQRPRRLDAVVLDPPRAGAGRTVVQQLVESGPRAIAYVSCDPASFARDVKFFEGQGWELAGLRAFDLYPHTHHLETVGLLLPKG from the coding sequence GTGAATCCACACTCCGCAGAGCAGACCGTCACTCTCACCCTGGGGCCCGTCGCGCACGGCGGACACACGGTGGCCCGCCACGACTCGCGGGTGGTGTTCGTCCGCCACGGTCTGCCGGGGGAGCAGGTGCGGGTCCGCCTGACCGAGTCGGCCCCGGACGCTCGTTTCTGGCGTGGCGACGTCGTCGAGGTCCTGGAGGCGTCTCCCGACCGCCAGGAGCATCCGTGGCGGCAGGCGTCCGCGCTCGACGCCGCGCGGACCTCCGCGCAGCCCCTGGGCGGGGCGGAGTTCGGCCACGCCACACTGGCGGCCCAGCGGCGCCTCAAGGAGGCGGTCCTCGCGGAGCAGCTCCAGCGCCTGGCGGGTCTGGACCGGAGCACCGTGGTGGAGGCCGTGGAGGACGACGCCGGCCAGGGCCTGCACTGGCGGACCAGGATGGCCTTCGCCGTGACGGCGGACGGCCGCCTGGGCATGCACGCTCACCGCTCGGACGAGGTGCTGCCCGTCGAGTCCATGCCGCTCGCCTCCGAAGCGATCGTCGACCTCGGCTTGTGGGATCACCAGTGGAAGGGCGTCGCCCGCGTCGAGGTGGCGGCCCCGGCGAACGGCTCGCAGCCCCTCGTGATCCTCTGGCCCGAAGAGGCGCTGGGGGAGAAGGAGCAGGGGAAGGCCCTCAACCGCGCCGTCGCGCAGATCCCCGACGGCGTTTCCGTCGCCGTCATGGATCCGGCCAGCAAGCAGCTGTTGCGCTGGCGGGGCCGCTCCTGGGTGCGGGAGAGCGTGAACGGCTTCGAGTACCGCGTGACGGGCGAAGGTTTCTGGCAGATCCACCGCCGTGCGCCGCAGACGCTCATGGACGCCGTGACCGGCTTCCTGGGTGAGGGCGGCTTCCTCCGTGAAGGCGCCTCCGTGGCCGACCTGTACGCCGGCGCAGGCCTCTTCACCGCCCCTTTGGCCGCGGCCGTCGGTGATGGCGGCGCCGTGCTGTCGGTGGAGGGCGCCCCGGGCACGAGCCGCGACGCGCGGAAGAACTTCCACGGTCAGCGGCATGTCGAGATCGTCCAGGGAAAGGTCGAGCGCGTGCTGCGGCAGAGGCCCCGGAGGCTCGACGCCGTCGTGCTGGACCCGCCGCGCGCGGGCGCCGGCCGGACCGTCGTCCAGCAGCTGGTGGAGTCCGGTCCCCGTGCCATCGCCTACGTGTCCTGCGATCCGGCGTCGTTCGCCCGCGATGTGAAGTTCTTCGAAGGCCAGGGCTGGGAGCTCGCCGGACTGCGGGCCTTCGACCTGTACCCCCATACGCACCACCTCGAGACGGTCGGCCTGCTCCTGCCGAAGGGCTGA
- a CDS encoding APC family permease, with product MTQGHRADYRSQVLSLLNAVKRVIVGRPFRNDRLAHTLLPKRIALPVFASDALSSVAYAPDEILLTLALAGVSAVALSPWVGLAVAVVLLTVVASYRQNVHAYPSGGGDYEIANVNLGKFAGLTVASALLVDYVLTVAVSMSSAANYLATAVPSLHGSQALIATLGVVVLALINLRGIKEAGSVFALPTYIFMAAIIGMSLVGAVQAATGTLGLAESAAFEIVPESHFDQGLVGLAGAFLLLRAFSSGAAALTGVEAISNGVPNFQKPKSKNAATTLLLLGVIATTMLAGILFLANATKVHIVLDPATEFLKDGKPLPEGYIQNPAISQIAQTVFGAGSIPFYVIVAATGVILVFASNTAFNGFPVLGSILAQDGYLPRQLKTRGDRLAYSNGVLALAAGALVLILAFNADVTKLIQLYIVGVFISFTASQLGMVRHWGRELKKVRDKATRLRLMKSRTINMLGFGMTALVLTIVLITKFEQGAWIALLAMLVLFLIMWSIRAHYDNVAKELAVDEDSAPRALPSRVHAVLLVSHVRKPVLRALAYARASRPWKLDAVIVDISPEETARTVEDWEKLDIPVPLTVLASPYRETVTPIIDYVKNMRKDSPRDLIVVYIPEYVVGKWWEQLVHNQTALRIKTRLHFEPGVMVASVPWQLKSSKEAQQLQELR from the coding sequence ATGACACAGGGGCACCGCGCAGACTACCGTAGTCAGGTGCTGTCACTTCTGAATGCGGTCAAGCGGGTGATCGTCGGCCGGCCGTTCCGCAACGACCGTCTGGCCCATACTCTGCTTCCCAAGCGCATCGCATTGCCGGTTTTCGCCTCGGACGCCCTGTCCTCCGTGGCCTACGCCCCCGATGAGATCCTCCTGACCCTGGCGCTGGCCGGGGTCTCCGCCGTCGCGCTGTCCCCGTGGGTCGGGCTGGCGGTCGCCGTCGTCCTGCTGACCGTGGTGGCGTCCTACCGGCAGAACGTGCACGCCTACCCCTCGGGCGGTGGCGACTACGAGATCGCGAATGTGAACCTCGGCAAGTTCGCGGGTCTGACCGTCGCGTCCGCGCTTCTGGTGGATTACGTCCTCACGGTGGCCGTGTCCATGTCCTCCGCCGCCAACTACCTGGCCACGGCCGTGCCGTCCCTGCACGGGAGCCAGGCGCTGATCGCGACGCTCGGCGTCGTGGTGCTGGCACTGATCAATCTGCGGGGCATCAAGGAGGCCGGTTCGGTCTTCGCCCTGCCCACCTACATCTTCATGGCGGCCATCATCGGCATGTCACTCGTGGGCGCCGTCCAGGCCGCCACGGGCACGCTGGGACTGGCCGAGTCCGCGGCGTTCGAGATCGTCCCGGAGAGCCACTTCGATCAGGGGCTGGTCGGCCTCGCCGGGGCGTTCCTGCTGCTGCGGGCCTTCTCCTCGGGCGCCGCGGCTCTGACCGGTGTGGAGGCGATCAGCAACGGCGTCCCCAACTTCCAGAAACCCAAGAGCAAGAACGCGGCCACCACGCTGCTCCTGCTCGGAGTCATCGCGACGACCATGCTCGCGGGCATCCTCTTCCTGGCCAACGCCACCAAGGTCCATATCGTGCTGGACCCCGCCACGGAGTTCCTGAAGGACGGCAAGCCGCTTCCTGAGGGATACATCCAGAACCCGGCGATCAGCCAGATCGCGCAGACGGTGTTCGGCGCGGGATCCATCCCCTTCTACGTCATCGTGGCGGCCACGGGCGTCATCCTGGTGTTCGCCTCCAACACGGCGTTCAACGGCTTCCCGGTCCTCGGCTCGATCCTCGCGCAGGACGGCTACCTGCCGCGCCAGCTCAAGACCCGTGGCGACCGTCTCGCGTACAGCAACGGCGTCCTGGCTCTCGCCGCGGGCGCGCTTGTCCTCATCCTGGCTTTCAACGCCGACGTCACGAAGCTGATCCAGCTCTACATCGTGGGCGTGTTCATCTCCTTCACGGCGAGCCAGCTCGGCATGGTCCGGCACTGGGGCCGTGAGCTCAAGAAGGTCCGGGACAAGGCCACCCGGCTGCGGCTCATGAAGTCCCGCACCATCAACATGCTGGGCTTCGGCATGACCGCGCTGGTGCTGACCATCGTGCTCATCACCAAGTTCGAGCAGGGCGCCTGGATCGCCCTGCTCGCCATGCTGGTGCTGTTCCTCATCATGTGGAGCATCCGCGCGCACTACGACAACGTCGCCAAGGAACTGGCCGTGGACGAGGATTCCGCTCCGCGGGCACTGCCGTCCCGGGTGCACGCCGTCCTGTTGGTCTCCCATGTCCGGAAGCCGGTGCTGCGTGCACTCGCGTATGCCCGCGCCTCCCGGCCGTGGAAGCTCGACGCCGTGATCGTGGACATCAGCCCCGAGGAGACGGCCCGGACGGTCGAGGACTGGGAGAAGCTCGACATCCCGGTCCCGCTGACCGTCCTCGCCAGCCCCTACCGCGAAACGGTCACGCCGATCATCGATTACGTGAAGAACATGCGGAAGGACTCGCCGCGCGATCTGATTGTCGTCTACATCCCTGAGTACGTGGTCGGCAAGTGGTGGGAGCAACTGGTGCACAACCAGACCGCCCTGCGCATCAAGACCCGTCTGCACTTCGAGCCCGGAGTGATGGTGGCCAGTGTGCCCTGGCAGCTCAAATCGTCCAAGGAAGCCCAGCAATTGCAGGAACTCAGGTGA
- a CDS encoding potassium channel family protein, whose product MAHFVIMGCGRVGATLAHTLEDSGHSVAIIDQDERAFRRLRNGFQGRKVTGVGFDRDTLRHAGVEEAYAFAAVSSGDNSNILATRVARETFHVPHVVARIYDPGRAEIYQRLGIPTVAAVKWSADQVLRRILPEQSITGDFREPSGRLVLTELAVDHGWEGRPLTELEEAADIRVAYLTRFGEGAMVHPDSRFQEGDSLHAIVPVKRLDAVTRILSKAPVKEAE is encoded by the coding sequence GTGGCGCATTTCGTCATCATGGGCTGTGGCCGTGTGGGCGCGACCCTGGCCCACACACTGGAGGACTCCGGCCACAGCGTGGCCATCATCGACCAGGACGAGCGGGCCTTCCGGCGCCTGCGCAACGGCTTCCAGGGCCGCAAGGTCACCGGCGTCGGCTTCGACCGGGACACGCTGCGGCACGCCGGGGTGGAGGAGGCGTACGCCTTCGCTGCCGTCTCCAGCGGTGACAACTCCAACATCCTTGCCACCCGCGTGGCCCGCGAGACCTTCCACGTCCCCCACGTGGTGGCGCGGATCTACGACCCGGGTCGCGCCGAGATCTATCAGCGGCTGGGCATCCCCACGGTGGCCGCGGTGAAGTGGAGCGCCGACCAGGTGCTGCGCCGCATCCTCCCGGAACAGTCCATCACCGGCGATTTCCGTGAGCCGTCCGGGCGTCTGGTCCTGACAGAGCTCGCCGTGGACCACGGCTGGGAGGGCCGTCCTCTGACCGAACTCGAGGAGGCCGCGGACATCCGCGTGGCGTACCTGACCCGTTTCGGGGAAGGCGCCATGGTGCACCCCGACTCGCGCTTCCAGGAAGGCGACAGCCTCCATGCCATCGTCCCCGTGAAGCGGCTCGACGCCGTGACCCGGATCCTCTCCAAGGCACCCGTGAAGGAAGCAGAGTGA
- a CDS encoding potassium channel family protein — translation MKVVIVGAGSVGSSIARELLGHSHEVLLIDLKPEVIGRSGLRGAHWLVGDACELSVLKEARLDDADVVVSASGDDKVNLVVSLLAKTEFGVGRTVGRVNNPKNGWMFDDSWGVDVAVNTPQLMTALVEEAVEIGDVVRLLTLQTGVSSLVEFTVPHDASFIGSTVGDIDWPQDATLVAILRDQAPITPSRDDVIEGGDELFFVTTLAAEDELRQLLSAAHTSESAPESAAASQYDDGFDG, via the coding sequence GTGAAAGTCGTGATCGTCGGCGCGGGAAGCGTCGGAAGCTCCATCGCCCGGGAACTCCTGGGCCACAGCCACGAGGTGCTGCTGATCGACCTCAAGCCCGAGGTGATCGGCCGCAGCGGCCTGCGCGGCGCGCACTGGCTGGTGGGCGACGCCTGCGAACTCAGTGTGCTGAAGGAAGCCCGCCTGGACGACGCCGACGTGGTGGTCTCCGCCTCGGGCGATGACAAGGTGAACCTCGTGGTCTCCCTGCTGGCCAAGACCGAGTTCGGCGTGGGCCGGACGGTGGGCCGCGTGAACAATCCGAAGAACGGGTGGATGTTCGACGACTCCTGGGGCGTGGACGTCGCGGTCAACACCCCGCAGCTCATGACGGCCCTCGTGGAGGAAGCCGTGGAGATCGGCGACGTGGTCCGCCTCCTGACGCTCCAGACGGGAGTCTCCTCCCTGGTCGAGTTCACCGTGCCGCATGACGCCTCGTTCATCGGCTCCACTGTCGGCGACATCGACTGGCCACAGGATGCCACTCTCGTCGCCATCCTCCGGGATCAGGCTCCCATCACGCCGAGCCGCGACGACGTCATCGAGGGCGGTGACGAGCTCTTCTTCGTCACGACCCTCGCGGCCGAGGACGAACTCCGCCAGCTCCTCTCGGCGGCCCACACGAGCGAATCCGCGCCGGAATCCGCGGCGGCTTCCCAGTACGACGACGGCTTCGACGGCTGA